The stretch of DNA ATATCTTTCGTTTCATTTCTATTTGCCTATTAACACCTTTCTTTTAGCAGAAAGCAACCCCCAGGAATCTGCGCTCAAACGGTGCTTTTTTCCCTCATCAACCTTTCATTATGTTTCTTTTGCGAAACAGATCTCAATTCCAGTATCTTTCTTTTTATTCTCAAACGCCATTCAGGCACGATTAAATGAAATGAATCGAAAGAAAATGTTTTAACCCATCGCCGTGGAGAGGAAAGTGAAACAGTTGACCGAATTTGTCGCTAGCCATAAACGGAACAACCAATGCGGGATCTTTGCCGTATGTTCTGCACATCCGCTGGTGCTTGAGGCGGCTATGCGCCATGCCCGTGAGGCCGGAACCAGCCTGCTTATCGAAGCTACTTCTAACCAGGTCGATCAGTACGGCGGCTATACGGGGATGACGCCGGCGGACTTCTGCGGCTTCGTCTACCAACTGGCCGAACAGCATCGCTTCCCCCACGCTAACCTGATTCTCGGCGGCGATCACCTTGGCCCAAACCGCTGGCAAACCCGGCCTGCAGAAGAGGCGATGTCTCATGCCGAAGAGCTGATTCGCAGCTATGTGGCCGCAGGTTTCAAGAAAATACACCTCGACTGCAGCATGTCCTGCGCGGGCGACCCGGTACCGCTCACTGACGATATCGTTGCCGCACGTGCAGCGAGGTTAGCTACCATTGCCGAACAAACCTGCATCGACCACTTTGGTCAAGCCGACCTGGTATACATCATCGGCACAGAGGTGCCGGTTCCCGGCGGTGCGCATGAAACCCTTGCCGAGCTGGCCGTCACCACGCCACAGGCGGCCAATGCCACGCTGGAAGCGCATCGCAACGCCTTCTCTGAACAAGGCCTCAGCGCTATCTGGCCCCGAATTATTGGCCTTGTTGTTCAGCCGGGCGTCGAGTTTGACCACACCCGGGTGATTGACTACCAGCCGGAAAAATCTCGCGCGTTAAGCAAAATGATCGAAGCGTCACAGACCATGGTGTTTGAAGCGCACTCGACGGATTACCAGACAACGCAGGCGCTACGCCAGCTGGTAGAGGATCACTTTGCAATACTGAAAGTAGGCCCGGCGCTGACCTTCGCCCTGCGTGAAGCGCTTTTCTCGCTGTCGGCCATCGAACGAGAACTGCTTCCGGCCCACAAATGTTCCGGGCTAAGGGACGTGCTGGAAAGCGTGATGCTCGACCATCCGGAACACTGGCAGCAGCACTATCACGGCAATGGAGATGCGCTGCGTCTGGCGCGCGGCTACAGCTACTCGGATCGGGTGCGCTATTACTGGCCGGATCGCGACATCGACGACGCTTACGATGTGCTGGTCAAAAACCTGGCCCATGAACCCCTTCCGCTGCCGTTAATCAGCCAGTATCTGCCGCTTCAGTACGCCAGAGTGCGCGAAGCACAGCTGGCCGCCAGCCCTCACGAGCTGATTATCGACCATATTCAGGATGTGCTGCGTCAGTATCACGCGGCCTGTCACGGTGAGCCATCTTCTCATTAACACAATGATAATAAGGGAAATAACATGCCAAATATTGTCTTAAGCCGCATTGATGAGCGCCTTATCCACGGCCAGGTTGGCGTGCAGTGGGTCGGATTTTCCGGCGCTAACCTGGTGCTGGTCGCCAATGATGAGGTAGCGGAAGACCCTATACAGCAAAACCTGATGGAGATGGTGCTGGCGGAAGGGATCGCCGTGCGTTTCTGGCCGCTGCAAAAAGTCATCGACAACATCCACCGCGCGGCCGACCGCCAGAAGATCCTGCTGGTCTGCAAAAACCCTCAGGACTTCCTCACCCTGGTGAACGGCAGCGTGCCGGTAAAACGCATCAACGTTGGCAACATGCACTATGTCGAAGGTAAGAAGCAGGTCGCCAAAACCGTGTCGGTCGACGAACAGGACATTGCCGCCTTTTCCGGGCTGAAACAGGCCGGCGTAGAGTGTTTTGTCCAGGGCGTGCCGACGGAATCAGCTCAGGATCTTTATAAACTTCTCTGAGGTATTTGCTATGGAAATCAGCTTACTGCAAGCGATAGCGCTGGGCCTGCTGGCCTTTATTGCCGGTCTGGACATGTTCAACGGCCTGACCCATATGCACCGCCCCGTTGTCCTTGGCCCGCTGGTTGGCCTCATTCTCGGCGATCTCCACACCGGCATTCTCACCGGCGGCACGCTGGAGCTGGTGTGGATGGGTCTGGCCCCCCTCGCCGGAGCCCAGCCGCCGAACGTGATTATCGGCACTATCGTCGGCACCGCTTTCGCGATCGGCACCGGCGTGAAGCCAGAAGTTGCCGTCGGGGTCGCGGTGCCTTTCGCGGTTGCGGTACAGATGGGCATCACCTTCCTGTTCTCCGTGATGTCCGGCGTGATGGCGCGAGCCGACCGCATGGCGGCTAACGCCGATACCAGAGGCATCGAACGCATCAACTATCTGGCGATGCTCACGCTCGGTATCTTCTATTTTCTGTGCGCTTTCTTGCCGATTTACTTCGGCGCCGATCATGCCAAAACGGCCATTGATATGCTGCCCGCGCGGCTCATCGACGGGCTTGGCGTTGCCGGGGGCATCATGCCGGCTATCGGTTTTGCCGTGCTGCTGAAAATCATGATGAAAAACGTCTACATCCCCTACTTCATTATCGGCTTTGTGGGCGCGGCCTGGCTGAAGCTGCCGGTGCTGGCGATTGCTGCCGCAGCGCTGGCGCTGGCGCTGATGGATTTACTGCGCAAAGACCCGACTCCGCCGCAACCCGCTCGCGCTAAGCAAGAGGAATTCGAAGATGGCATCTGATACCCAAATCCTTTCTCAGGCCGCAGAGCCTGAAACCGTCATCACCAACGGTAACGACAATATCTATGAAGATCAGAATATTGGAGCGGAGCTAACGCGGAAAGACATTAACCGCGTAGCGTGGCGCTCAATGCTGCTGCAGGCCTCGTTTAACTACGAGCGCATGCAGGCCTGCGGCTGGCTGTATGGCCTGCTGCCCGCCCTGAAAAAGATCCACACCAACAAACGCGATCTGGCGCGGGCCATGCAGGGGCATATGGGGTTCTTCAATACCCACCCGTTCCTGGTCACCTTTGTTATCGGCATTATTCTGGCAATGGAACGCTCAAAGCAGGACGTGAACAGCATTCAGAGCACAAAAATCGCCGTTGGCGCGCCGCTTGGCGGCATCGGGGATGCAATGTTCTGGCTGACGCTGCTGCCGATATGCGGTGGCATAGGCGCCAGCCTGGCGCTGCAGGGCTCCATCCTCGGCGCTATCGTGTTTATCGTGCTGTTCAACGTGGTGCATTTGGGCCTGCGTTTTGGGCTGGCGCACTATGCTTATCGAATGGGGGTTGCGGCTATTCCGCTGATTAAGGCGAACACCCGCAAGGTAGGGCACGCCGCCTCCATCGTCGGGATGACGGTCATCGGTGCCCTCGTTGCAACCTATGTCCGGCTGTCTACTACGCTCGAAATTACCGCCGGTGATGCGGTGGTTAAGCTGCAGTCTGACGTCATCGATAAGCTGATGCCGGCGTTTCTTCCGCTGGTTTATACCCTGGCGATGTACGCCCTGGTGCGCCGCGGCTGGAGCCCTCTGCGCCTGATTTGTATTACCGTCGTTTTGGCCGTTGTTGGGGAGTTTCTTCACTTCTTATAGTCAGGAGAAAAGCAGATGTTAAGCATCATTTTGAGCGGCCATGGAGGCTTTGCCAGCGGCCTGGAGCAGGCGATGAAACAGATCCTCGGCGAGCAGCCGCAGATTATCGCCATCGACTTCCCGGAAACCTCCTCCACGGCGAGGCTTACTGAACAATTTCAAGCGGCTATAGGCCAGCTTGATGAACGCGAAGGGCTGGTCTTTCTCACGGACCTTTTAGGAGGAACGCCGTTCAGGGTCGCCTCAACGCTGGCGCTCGAGAAACCAGAACGCGAGGTAGTCACGGGCATCAACCTCCAGCTACTGCTTGAAATGGTGCTGGAGCGAGAAGGCTTAAACAGCTGCGAGTTTCGCCAGATGGCGCTGGAGTGCGGCCATCGTGGCCTGACAAGCCTGGTCGACGAGATGGCTCGCCACCGAGCCACGGAAGCCAGCGAAGAAGGTATCTGAAGCAAATGACCGGGTAGCCCCTCTCCAGTTTCGCCCCCCGTTTAATGAAAGCGGCCTCCTCTGCTGCTTTCGTTATGCATCATTTTGGCCTGCGGCCTGCTCCGCCGCAGACCTTTCCTTTTCTTTTCCATAACGCTTTAACATCAAAAAATATCTTTTTAAATCATTTAATTAATATAAAAATGACGATCGGCGCCATGGTTTTCGTTTTATTTCTTTTATACGTATTGATCTTATCAAAACCTTTCTATACATTTCCTTTAAGCACTAACAACCTTTAAATGAAATAAAACGAAAGGTCGCCATGCGATCCAGCATGACACCTGACTCTGCAATGCTAAGGACTTAGTCATGAGTGAAACCTCCGTTGCCGCAGGCCGCAGCACTTCCACCTGGACCGAAAGAGAGATTCGCCAACAGCCAGCCAGCTGGATCCGCTCGCTACAGCAGATCGATCGAACTCGCGATCGCATCACCGCCTTCCTGTCTCCACTGCTCGCCGACGATAAGCTGAAAATTATTCTTACCGGCGCGGGAACCTCGGCCTTTATCGGCGACATCATTGCGCCCTGGCTTTCTCGCCACACCGGCAAACAGTTCGTTGCCGTCCCGACCACCGACCTGGTGACAAATCCACTGGACTATCTCACCCCGGAACAGCCAACGTTGCTGGTATCCTTCGCCCGCTCCGGCAACAGCCCGGAGAGTGTGGCAGCGGTGGATCTTGCCAATCAGCTCGTTAAATCCTGCCATCATCTGACCATCACCTGTAACGAAGGCGGCAGCCTCTATCGCAGCGCGCTGGAAGACAGCCGTTCATTGCCGCTGCTCATGCCTGCGGAAACTCACGATCGCGGCTTTGCCATGACGAGCAGCATCACCACCATGATGGCAAGCTGCCTTGCGGTCTTCGCGCCGGAGATAATCAACACCCGATCGTTCCAGGACGTAGCGCACCGCTGCGCGCAGATAATTCATTCTCACGGGGATTTCAGCGAGAGCCCATTTGGTGCCCTTCCCTACAAGCGCGTGGTCTACCTTGGCAGTGGTGGCCTGCAGGGCGTGGCACGGGAAGCCTCGCTCAAGGTGCTGGAACTCACGGCGGGCAAGCTGGCGGCGTTTTACGACACGCCGACCGGCTTCAGGCATGGCCCCAAATCCCTGGTGAATAACGAAACGCTGGCGATCGTGCTGGTTTCCAGCGATCCGTACACCCGTCAGTACGATCTGGATCTGCTGGCAGAGCTGCGACGAGACAGCCTGGCAATGCAGACGATCGCCATTTCGGCAGCAACCAGCCCGGAAATCGAAGCTGGCCCGCACATTCTGCTGCCCGAGGCCGACCGCACGTTCCTCGACGTTGAGCAGGCGTTCTGCTTCCTGATGTATGCGCAGATTTTCGCACTCACCTCGTCCGTTAAAGCAGGCATTACGCCAGACACACCTTCCACCAGCGGCACGGTAAACCGCGTGGTAAAAGGCGTCGTCATTCATCCCTGGAAAGGCTGAGAGGTTCATCATGAGCATTATTTCGACGAAGTATCTGCTTCAGGACGCACAGGCCAGAGGCTATGCGGTACCGGCTTTTAATATCCACAATGCCGAAACCATCCAGGCGATCCTTGAAGTCTGCAAAGAGATGCATTCCCCGGTGATCCTTGCCGGTACGCCCGGAACGTTTAAACACATTGCTTTTGAAGAGATTTACGCCCTGTGCCATGCCTATTCAGAAAGCTACGGCATGCCGCTGGCTCTGCATCTTGATCACCATGAAAGCCTCGCAGATATCAGCCGCAAAGTTAACGCTGGCGTGCGCAGCGCCATGATTGACGGCAGCCACTTCCCGTTTGCAGAAAACGTGCAGCTGGTGAGATCGGTGGTCGACTTTTGCCACCGTAACGACTGCAGCGTCGAGGCCGAACTGGGCCGTCTCGGCGGCGTGGAGGACGACATGGACGTGGACGAGGAGAGCGCTTTCCTCACCGATCCGCAAGAAGCGCGCCGCTTTGTTGAACTCACCGGCGTCGACAGCCTGGCGGTCGCCATCGGTACCGCTCACGGGCTGTATACCAAACGCCCGAAAATAGACTTCAAACGGCTGGGCGAAATCCGCGAAGTCGTCAGCGTGCCGCTGGTGCTCCACGGCGCCAGCGACGTCCCGGACGAGTTTGTGCGTCGCGCCATCGAGCTTGGCGTCTGCAAAGTAAACGTGGCAACGGAACTAAAAATCGCCTTCGCCGCCGCGGTGAAAAGATGGTTTGGCGACAACCCGGAAGGCAACGATCCGCGTTATTACATGCGCGTCGGCATGGATGCGATGAAAGAGGTTGTGCGCAGCAAAGTCGCGGTATGCGGATCGGCTAATAAATTGCTGCCGGAATCAGAAGCAGCCCTGTAACTCACTCCCGTAAGGACCTCTGATGAAGACAATAATAAAAAGCTCTCTACTGATGATGTTGCTAAGTCACGTGGCGATGGCCGCACAGTACCAGTTGGAAAACGATAACCTTGCCGTCTCTTTCGACGATTCAGGTTCGGCAGCGGTGATTAAAGACCGGCTTTCCGACCATAAACTGGCGCCCATCGAGCTGTTTTTCCTGACGCTACCGGATGAAAAGGTTCTCCATACCGCCGACTTTAAAATCAAAAACGTCAGCAAAACCGCAGACGCCATTCAGATTGATTACGAACGGGACGACTTCTCGGTCAACGTGACCCTGAAGCTGCTTAAGGGGAAATATGCGGCGGTGGACTATACGCTCCAGGCAAAAGGCCAGCCTCGCGATGTCGCAAAAATTACCTTCTTCCCGACCAAAGGCCAGGCTCAGGCACCTTATGTTAACGGTGCCATCAACAGCTCCCCGATCGTCGCGGACAGCTTCTATATGCTGCCGCAAAAGCCGATTGTGAATACCTACGCTTACGAAACCACCACCAACCTGAACGTCGGACTCAAAACGCCGATTAAAACCGACGCGCCGGTGACCTATACGGTCTACTTCGGAACGTTTGAAGCAACCGACCAGCTCCGCCGCAGCTTTAACCAGTTTATCAACGCCATGCGTCCACGCCCTTATCAGCCCTATCTGCATTACAACAGCTGGATGGACATCGGTTTCTTTACGCCCTACACCGAAAAAGACGTGCTGACGCGCATGGATGAATACGCCAGCGAGCTGATAAGCAAGCGGGGCGTGAATCTCGACGGCTTCCTGCTGGATGATGGCTGGGATGATTTAACCGGAAAATGGCTGTTTGGCCCGGCGTTTAAGCACGGCTTTGGTGCCATCAAAGAAAAAGCCGACAGCCTGCATACTTCAGTCGGCCTGTGGCTCTCGCCGTGGGGGGGCTACAACAAACCGCGCGACGTGCGCGTTTCACACGCCAAAGAGAACGGTTTTGAAACCGTAGACGGCAAGTTTGCGCTCTCAGGCCCAAACTATTTCCGCAATTTTAATCAGCAAATCATCGGGCTTATTAAAAACGAACATATCACTTCGTTTAAGCTCGACGGCATGGGCAACGCGAACTCCTATATCAAAGGCAGCCCGTACGCCTCGGACTTTGATGCCTCCATCGAGTTAATCAGGAACATGCGGGCCGCCAACAAAGACCTGTTTATCAACCTGACCACCGGCACCGACGCCAGCCCGTCCTGGCTATTCTACGCCGACTCTATCTGGCGTCAGGGCGATGACATCAACGTCTACGGCAAAGGCTCTCCGGTGCAGCAGTGGATAACCTATCGTGATGCAGAGACTTATCGTTCGATTGTGCGTAAAGGGCCGCTGTTCCCGATTAACTCGCTGATGTACCACGGTATCGTCAGCGCCGAGCACGCGTACTTTGGGCTGGAAAAAGTACAGACGGATCGGGACTTTGCGGATCAGGCATGGAGCTACTTTGCCACCGGCACTCAGCTGCAGGAGCTGTATATTACGCCGTCAATGCTGAACAGCAGCAAATGGGACACGCTCGCCGACGCGGCGAAATGGTCACGGGCAAACAGCAGCGTGCTGGTCGACAGCCACTGGATTGGCGGCGACCCAACGCAGCTCGAGGTTTACGGCTGGGCATCGTGGAGTAAAGAAAAGGCAATTTTAGGCCTGCGCAACCCGTCGGATAAGCCGCAAAGCTACTATCTCGACCTGAATAAGAGCTTTGAAATTCCGAACGGTGAGGCCACGAGCTTTACGCTGAAGCAGGTTTACGGCAAGAACGAGACGCTGGCCAACGACTACGGTAAGCCGCTGATTGTGACGCTGAAGCCTTTGGAAACGCTGGTGATTGAGGCCACGCCGGTAAACTAATAACGTTATAAGGCCCGAAGGTATGGACTGCTCCCATATCACGGGCCTTATTCATGTTGTTATTCGCAAGATTTTTCTGCCACCAGCACAATACCATGACGAGATTCATCAGGAGACAGGCTCCAAATCTCCGACTCTGGAATGCTTTCTCCGTCATAGCTGACACGCTCCCCATCATAGGGATAGAAGTGACCACTCTCGGTATCCAGCACATACACCTTAACTTGCTTCGATGAACGGGCAATACGCCGCCAAATTCCCTGCCCCCCTGCGTACTGCTCATGATCGCTCATCAGGATCAGATTCTTCTCCAGGATAAGGTGCTCATAAAGCGTGGTTGCGACTCGCGTATCACGTGCCGGGCTGTCGACAACCACACCCTCAACCTGAGTCACGGCTTTCGCTTCCCAGTAACGCTTCACGGCAACAATAGATTCTTCCTGCCTGGTGCTTTTGCGAGGGATAAGATCCAACTTAGCCACAACCAGATGGCGAAGTTCGTTGTTGTCATCAAGAGTGGGCTCGGCATAGATAATCGCCGCCGCAGTTTTATCTTTGCGAAAAACGAATAAAGCGGGTTCACCCAGAATTTCCGTGGTTCCAGAAATATCGAATGCTCTTTCTAATGCTGCAGGGCTGTAGCTGATGGGGTAAACAACCATCCTCGAATCTCCTGGTATCAATACCGGCATAAACTTTAACTCCCTTAAAGTCATTCAGTCATGCACAAATTAACACCAGGGAGTTCGTTTTTTAAACACTAACCGCGTTGCGATGTGAAAACCAGGAGACGGCTCGAGAAAACTATTTCTCGCTGTTTTCTAAAGCATGTTTATACAAAGCATTTTTCTTCACGCCGTGGATTTCGGCAGCCAGCGCAGCGGCTTTTTTCAGCGGTAATTCTGTTTGCAACAATGCAAGCGTACGCAGCGCTTCGGCCGGCAGCTCGTCATCGCTTTGGGCTTTAAAGCCCTCAACAATCAGCACCATTTCGCCTTTACGGCGATTTTCATCTTCCTTTACCCATGCCAGCAGTTCGCCGACGGGTGCACCGTGAATCGACTCCCAGGTTTTGGTCAGCTCGCGCGCCAGCACCACGTAGCGGGATTCGCCCAGCACCGCACAGATATCTTCGAGGCTATCCAGCAGGCGGTGGGTTGATTCATAGAAAATTAGCGTTCTTGGCTCCTGCTCAATGGCCTTAAGCGCATCGCGGCGGCCTTTTGATTTTGCAGGCAGAAAACCTTCGTAGCAGAAGCGGTCGGACGGTAAACCCGCCGCGCTGAGCGCTGCGATGGCGGCGCACGGGCCAGGCAAAGGCACAACGCGAATGCCTGCTTCGCGACAGGTGCGCACCAGGTGATAACCCGGATCGTTAATCAGCGGCGTACCGGCGTCGGACACCAGCGCGATGCTTTGGCCTTCCTTCAGTTTTGCCACTAACGTTTCGGCTTTTTGTTGCTCATTGTGATCGTGAAGTGCGAAGAGTCGCGCATTAATCGCAAAATGCTGCAGCAAAAGGCCGGTATGGCGAGTATCTTCTGCGGCAATCAGATCAACGCTTTGCAACACCGAGAGGGCCCGCTGTGTGATGTCCCCGAGATTGCCGATAGGCGTCGGAACGATGTAGAGCGTACTGGCTGAAATCGCCGCCGTTTCGTGTTGTTTCATTGTCTCATCCGTATTGCCGATTTAATATTGTACATTGGGATATAAAAACCACTGGATACAGAATGCTACCCTCAACCTTGAATCGTTCGAAAGCCGGGCGCTGCCTGCCTGTGTTGCTCGCGGCGCTGATTTTTGCCGGCTGTTCAACTCAAGCACCGGATCAGTCCGCAACGCTGCTGCAGGGCGAGACCACCGCCGGGTCCGCTTACTATCTGCAGCAAATGCAGCAAAGTGCAGATGATAGCAAGACCAACTGGCAATTACTCGCCATTCGTTCCCTGCTAAAAGAGGGTAAACCTCAGCAGGCCGTTGCGTTGTATAACCAACTGCCTCAGCAACTCAACGATGCGCAAGCTCGTGAACAGCAGTTGCTGGTGCCGGAAGTGAAGATTGCGCAGAAAGACTTCAGCGCCGCCTCTGCCCTGCTGGAAAAAATTGACCCGAGCGCACTCGACAAGGGCCAACAGAGTCGCTACTACCAGGCCGTGATTGACGCTTCCCAGGGACGCCCTTCTTTAGCCCTGCTGCGCGCCTACATTGCTCAGGAACCGCTGCTGAAAGGTGATGTCCATCAGAAAAACATTGATGGCACCTGGCAGGTTTTGTCGCAGTTCTCCCCAGAACAAATGAACAGCCTGGTGATTAATGCCGACGAAAATACCCTGCAAGGTTGGCTGGATCTGCAGCACGTCTGGAGCGATAACCGTAACGATCCAAAC from Cedecea neteri encodes:
- the kbaZ gene encoding tagatose-bisphosphate aldolase subunit KbaZ, producing the protein MKQLTEFVASHKRNNQCGIFAVCSAHPLVLEAAMRHAREAGTSLLIEATSNQVDQYGGYTGMTPADFCGFVYQLAEQHRFPHANLILGGDHLGPNRWQTRPAEEAMSHAEELIRSYVAAGFKKIHLDCSMSCAGDPVPLTDDIVAARAARLATIAEQTCIDHFGQADLVYIIGTEVPVPGGAHETLAELAVTTPQAANATLEAHRNAFSEQGLSAIWPRIIGLVVQPGVEFDHTRVIDYQPEKSRALSKMIEASQTMVFEAHSTDYQTTQALRQLVEDHFAILKVGPALTFALREALFSLSAIERELLPAHKCSGLRDVLESVMLDHPEHWQQHYHGNGDALRLARGYSYSDRVRYYWPDRDIDDAYDVLVKNLAHEPLPLPLISQYLPLQYARVREAQLAASPHELIIDHIQDVLRQYHAACHGEPSSH
- the agaV gene encoding PTS N-acetylgalactosamine transporter subunit IIB, which translates into the protein MPNIVLSRIDERLIHGQVGVQWVGFSGANLVLVANDEVAEDPIQQNLMEMVLAEGIAVRFWPLQKVIDNIHRAADRQKILLVCKNPQDFLTLVNGSVPVKRINVGNMHYVEGKKQVAKTVSVDEQDIAAFSGLKQAGVECFVQGVPTESAQDLYKLL
- the agaW gene encoding PTS N-acetylgalactosamine transporter subunit IIC, translated to MEISLLQAIALGLLAFIAGLDMFNGLTHMHRPVVLGPLVGLILGDLHTGILTGGTLELVWMGLAPLAGAQPPNVIIGTIVGTAFAIGTGVKPEVAVGVAVPFAVAVQMGITFLFSVMSGVMARADRMAANADTRGIERINYLAMLTLGIFYFLCAFLPIYFGADHAKTAIDMLPARLIDGLGVAGGIMPAIGFAVLLKIMMKNVYIPYFIIGFVGAAWLKLPVLAIAAAALALALMDLLRKDPTPPQPARAKQEEFEDGI
- the agaE gene encoding PTS N-acetylgalactosamine transporter subunit IID produces the protein MASDTQILSQAAEPETVITNGNDNIYEDQNIGAELTRKDINRVAWRSMLLQASFNYERMQACGWLYGLLPALKKIHTNKRDLARAMQGHMGFFNTHPFLVTFVIGIILAMERSKQDVNSIQSTKIAVGAPLGGIGDAMFWLTLLPICGGIGASLALQGSILGAIVFIVLFNVVHLGLRFGLAHYAYRMGVAAIPLIKANTRKVGHAASIVGMTVIGALVATYVRLSTTLEITAGDAVVKLQSDVIDKLMPAFLPLVYTLAMYALVRRGWSPLRLICITVVLAVVGEFLHFL
- the agaF gene encoding PTS galactosamine/N-acetylgalactosamine transporter subunit IIA is translated as MLSIILSGHGGFASGLEQAMKQILGEQPQIIAIDFPETSSTARLTEQFQAAIGQLDEREGLVFLTDLLGGTPFRVASTLALEKPEREVVTGINLQLLLEMVLEREGLNSCEFRQMALECGHRGLTSLVDEMARHRATEASEEGI
- a CDS encoding SIS domain-containing protein; the encoded protein is MSETSVAAGRSTSTWTEREIRQQPASWIRSLQQIDRTRDRITAFLSPLLADDKLKIILTGAGTSAFIGDIIAPWLSRHTGKQFVAVPTTDLVTNPLDYLTPEQPTLLVSFARSGNSPESVAAVDLANQLVKSCHHLTITCNEGGSLYRSALEDSRSLPLLMPAETHDRGFAMTSSITTMMASCLAVFAPEIINTRSFQDVAHRCAQIIHSHGDFSESPFGALPYKRVVYLGSGGLQGVAREASLKVLELTAGKLAAFYDTPTGFRHGPKSLVNNETLAIVLVSSDPYTRQYDLDLLAELRRDSLAMQTIAISAATSPEIEAGPHILLPEADRTFLDVEQAFCFLMYAQIFALTSSVKAGITPDTPSTSGTVNRVVKGVVIHPWKG
- the kbaY gene encoding tagatose-bisphosphate aldolase subunit KbaY, giving the protein MSIISTKYLLQDAQARGYAVPAFNIHNAETIQAILEVCKEMHSPVILAGTPGTFKHIAFEEIYALCHAYSESYGMPLALHLDHHESLADISRKVNAGVRSAMIDGSHFPFAENVQLVRSVVDFCHRNDCSVEAELGRLGGVEDDMDVDEESAFLTDPQEARRFVELTGVDSLAVAIGTAHGLYTKRPKIDFKRLGEIREVVSVPLVLHGASDVPDEFVRRAIELGVCKVNVATELKIAFAAAVKRWFGDNPEGNDPRYYMRVGMDAMKEVVRSKVAVCGSANKLLPESEAAL
- a CDS encoding enterotoxin yields the protein MKTIIKSSLLMMLLSHVAMAAQYQLENDNLAVSFDDSGSAAVIKDRLSDHKLAPIELFFLTLPDEKVLHTADFKIKNVSKTADAIQIDYERDDFSVNVTLKLLKGKYAAVDYTLQAKGQPRDVAKITFFPTKGQAQAPYVNGAINSSPIVADSFYMLPQKPIVNTYAYETTTNLNVGLKTPIKTDAPVTYTVYFGTFEATDQLRRSFNQFINAMRPRPYQPYLHYNSWMDIGFFTPYTEKDVLTRMDEYASELISKRGVNLDGFLLDDGWDDLTGKWLFGPAFKHGFGAIKEKADSLHTSVGLWLSPWGGYNKPRDVRVSHAKENGFETVDGKFALSGPNYFRNFNQQIIGLIKNEHITSFKLDGMGNANSYIKGSPYASDFDASIELIRNMRAANKDLFINLTTGTDASPSWLFYADSIWRQGDDINVYGKGSPVQQWITYRDAETYRSIVRKGPLFPINSLMYHGIVSAEHAYFGLEKVQTDRDFADQAWSYFATGTQLQELYITPSMLNSSKWDTLADAAKWSRANSSVLVDSHWIGGDPTQLEVYGWASWSKEKAILGLRNPSDKPQSYYLDLNKSFEIPNGEATSFTLKQVYGKNETLANDYGKPLIVTLKPLETLVIEATPVN
- the rsmI gene encoding 16S rRNA (cytidine(1402)-2'-O)-methyltransferase codes for the protein MKQHETAAISASTLYIVPTPIGNLGDITQRALSVLQSVDLIAAEDTRHTGLLLQHFAINARLFALHDHNEQQKAETLVAKLKEGQSIALVSDAGTPLINDPGYHLVRTCREAGIRVVPLPGPCAAIAALSAAGLPSDRFCYEGFLPAKSKGRRDALKAIEQEPRTLIFYESTHRLLDSLEDICAVLGESRYVVLARELTKTWESIHGAPVGELLAWVKEDENRRKGEMVLIVEGFKAQSDDELPAEALRTLALLQTELPLKKAAALAAEIHGVKKNALYKHALENSEK